Below is a window of Lacrimispora xylanolytica DNA.
TATTCAAGTCTTGTCTTTTCTTCCCTGCTTTCCAAAAGAGTATTCCCCCCAGCCAATATGACTGGTGCACACATGGACAGGCCTGCAATCCGTTCTCTTAGTTTCTGTTTATCATAGTAATTGGTTTCCGGAGCGTTGATTTTATTCTGTATGGATGCGACCCGTCTGCGAATCTCTTCGGAATCCGCATCACCAGCCAGTATGGTATAGTCGCCTGTCATTGTAAGGGTCTTGGCTCTTCCAAGCATCTCCATGGTAATGTCCTTAATTTCACAGGGATATAATCCGTCAAACACTCTGGTTCCTGTTAAAGCTGCCGCATCTTCCATAATATCTGTTTTTCTCCGCCCCAGCCCTGGCCCTTTCATGGCCCATAGGTGGAGACGGTCTTGTTTTACATTAGCAGTGAGAAGAGACAGGGCCTCCCCTTCAATCTGATCTGCGATTAAAAAGAGTTTTCTATCCCCCAGCGTTTCTAAAAGGGGATAAAGCTCCAAAAAAGATGAAAGTGTCCTGTTTATGATGAGTACAAGAACCTCTGTCATGGTTGATGGTTCTCCCACGGAAAGAGGGCCGTCAAGACGCATCCCCCTTGTTATCTCCAGCCTTGTTTCTGCGTACATGGATTCTTTTACAACCAGCTCACCTTCTTTACTGCCTTCCAGTACCATCTGGGCGGTTTTATCATCCCTTGTGATCTGACGGATTAAATTCACTTTGGAATTCGTAGAGGAAAAAGCATGGGATAGGATAGCTTCTTCCAGCCTTTCTGATGAATTCCTTAAGTCTCTTGCCAGTACAATCGGGTTTTCCCCGGAGGCTGATTTTCTTTGGTAAAGGGTAAGCAGGGAAAGAATCATGGAAGCAGTTTCCTTTGTGCCGCATCCTGTAAGGGAATTGATTTCACCAATGGCGGCGGCAGCCAGACGGATTCCCTGATTAAAATAGAGGTCTTCTCCCTCCAGCTCCTTTGCCACCTGGCTGGCAGAAAAGGTATAGCTTCCTTTTACTAAAATGCCCCCGTCCAGGGAAAGGACATTGCAAAGGCACCGAATTCCATCCGCCATTTTTTCTCTTCCGTCCTGATACTTAGTCTGACGTATCATCCTTTACACCTCCTGCCATGATATTTCTTAGTAAATCCTCGGCTTTTCTGATGTCCTGGCTGGTGACTCCTAAATCAAATTTCCGGTTGGCACCATGGACAAACTCGTAAAGATTACAGTTTCCAGCACGCTCTCCTATTCCCAGTAAGGTTCCATCCACCATATCGGCCCCAGCCAGTGCCATGACCATGGAGTTGGCAACTGCCATACCAAAATCATTATGCTCATGGACCTCCACCTGGATGCCGGTCTGTTTGATTTCCTGAATCAGGGCTCTTGCCCTTCTTGGAAATAAGACTCCTACGGTATCGGCAAGGCGTATGACCTCTACCCCCTGCTGTTTCATCAATCGGATTAAGGAAATTAAGAACGCGACATCAGCCCGGGAGGCATCTTCTAAGCCAACGGTTAAGGGAATATTATAATCCTTTGCCACCTGAATGCATTCCATTAGTGTGTTTTCAATCCATTTTTTGTTCTTTCCTATTTTATTATATATTTGTGAGTAGGAGACAGGAGTTCCCACATGGATGAGGTCCGGTTTTTGTCTGGCGGACTCTTCGATATCTCCTGCATTCAGACGGGACCAGACGGAAACAATTGCCTGTTTTTTCTGCTTCATAATCTCACTTAAGTAATTAACGCCTTCTGTTCCGGTGTCATAGATGCCCGCTTCTATTTCATGGATTCCGATGCGGTCTAAATAAAGAGCCAGTCGGATCTTATCCGATGGAGAAAAAACGATGCCAGGGCACTGCTCCCCGTCACGAAGGGTAGTATCAACTATTTTGATTCGTCTCTTCATATTTTTCACACTCGCTCAATATTATTAAAAACTCTTCATCGGTTACTTCTCCGCCTTTTTTCATGCTCTTTCGTTTTACCATATCTAAAAGCTGACCAACATCATATTTTCCCTCGCAGTCAAACTCTTTCAGCTTATATCGAATGGAGGTGCCGCCGGAGTGCTTTCCTAATACCACCTTTCTGGAGGCACCCACCAGCTCAGGCGCAAAGGACTCGTAATTGGATGGCTTTTTTAATACTCCATCCACGTGAATGCCGGATTCAATGTGAAATATCTTCCGGCCGATGACTGGCGTATGATCAGGAATTTCTGTCTTCGTCATTTCTTCAAATAAATCTCTAAGGAGGGTGAGCTTTTCAAAGCTGTGATTTGGCTTATACCGCTCCACCACCCTCATGGCCAGGAGCACCTGTTCTGTTGCTGCCTTATTGCCAATGCCTGTAAAGGTGGTCATAACCGTACCATTGTGATGGTACTGGAGATAATCAGCCGCAATGGCTGATGCACAGTAGTAGGAGTCCTCCGGGTAAAGTATAGGGGATACTGCCATTAAAAGCTTCATCCCCCGCTCATAGATGTCCCGGCTTTCATAGATCAGCAGATCGTCGAGGCCGGTCAGCCTCAGCTTTTTATCCGCTTCCATATCTTCTAACCCCTTTAGCTCCCATAAGTCATTGACCTGAATGTTTCTGATGCTCCTTCCCGTACCGTCGCAGAAGGAAGATAAGAAAAAATGAACTCCAGGATACTTCATATTTTCCGCCAGGCTGGGAAGCTCCATATAATAAACTATTCCCTCCGGCAATTCTCCCTTTAACAGGCGGTAGACTTTTGGGGATAAAACTACCCCTGAAACAGAAAGATTTCCCAGCCCTTCGATAAAACCAGAAGCCAGTTCCTTTGTCAGTGCAAAATCATCAAGCATTGTCAGTGTAGCATCAATTATCTTCATCATCCCACAGCCCCTCCTTTTGCGTGTGAATTTCTTAGATCATTAAATCATCGACTGGCACTCCCCCCTCAAAATGTTCCTCTACAATCCGCTCTACATCATCCTCTGACACATTGCCGTACCAGACTCCTTCTGGATAGACCACTACCACCGGTCCTTTGTCACAGATGCCGAAACATCCGGTATTATTAATGACCACGTCCCCGGTTAAATCCCTGTCTTCAATTTCCTGCATAAAGCTCTGAATGATATCCACGCTGCCTTTTTGAAAACAATAGCCTTTTTGAGTTCCATTGATTCTGCAGCTGGTGCAGATGAATACATGATATTTTGGCTGTACCATTTGACTCCTCCTCTTTACATGGCAGCGGCTGCCTTTTTCACCGCATCTTCGATCATGTCATAGGTATTCACTGGTTTGATTCCCAGCTCTGCCAGCTTTCTCGTTGGCTCCATACCGATCCGCATGGCAATGACTCCATTGCAGCCCTCTATTGCCGCCATAATTCCTTCCATCTTAGTTTCCTTTTCTCCGCATTCCTCTTCCCCCATGCAGTACTGCTCAACCTTTCTTTTTCCGGCGAAACGCACCTCTCCATTTAAGTAATCATAGAGATAAAATTCTTTTGCATGACCAAAATGAGTATCTACGATGACTCCGCTTTTTGAAGCTACCGCAAACCGGTACTTTGTGGTAACTGTCTGGGGATTTTTTGGTTCTTCATTTAAAAATCCTTTCAGCTCTATGGATTTATCATCGGTTAAGGTTCCCACGGCATCTGCCCGGCAATGCTGGCAGTGATACATCTGGGGCATGATCTCCTCACACTGTTTTCTGATCTCCGTCAGCTGCTTATTGGAAATAGGCTCTACCTGTTCAAATATACTTCCCTCTACCGGAATCATCTGCATGATATTGGTAATAAAACACCCCAGGTCTTTTACCGTTTTCACTACTTCTGCTACATGGCCGTCATTGATTCCCCTGACGGTTACAATGTTTACCTTAACAAGAACACCGCTTGCAACGAGAAGACGGATTCCTGCCAGCTGGTTTGCCACCATAATGGCCCCTGCCGCATCTCCCGTATATTCCTTTCCCATGAACCGGATGTACTGATACATCTGGCCGCTGATATGAGGGTCCACCGCATTTAAGGTCACAGTTACGTGGGAGACCGAGAGCTTAGCCAGTTCCTCCGCATAAAGGGGAAGCTTTAATCCGTTGGTGGATAAACAAAAGGTAACATGAGGATCATGAGCCCGGATCAGTTCAAACAGGGACTTTACGCTCTCCCAGTTTTCCAGTGCTTCCCCCGGCCCGGCAATCCCTACCACCGTTAAGTTTGGCATCTTTTCCTTTACCGCCAGATAACGGCTTAGTCCTTCCTCCGGGGTGAGAATCACAGAGGTAACTCCCGGACGGCTTTCATTGGGGCAGTCAAATTTTCTGACACAGTATTTGCACTGGACGTTGCAGGCCGGTGCCACCGGAAGATGAATCCTTGCAAACTTATGACCCTTGCAGTTATAGCAGGGATGCTCCAGAGTCTTTCGTCTCATTTCCTCTTCTCTCGTACTTATCATAGGCTCCACTTCCTTTTCCTTGGTGTCGATTAAAGTATCTTTATAATAGTCCTTGTAAAGGGCTTCCCGAAAACTTGTTTCTGTGGTATCTATCAGGTGGTTGGATATCTCATCCATGTATTCCATGGAACCTTCGTACCCCAGCATCTTTAATCTCTGGCCTCCTACGTGGTCGTGAATGGGAAATCCTCTCCGCACCAGGGGAAGTTTTAAATCCTCTGCAATCCTTCTGCCATCGGAATTCCCCACCAGTATGTTAGCCTTGCATTCAATTACCATAGCCTCAATTTCTTTAAAATCCGCTTTGTCTATAACCTTATACTCTTCCTCCAGATAAAGGTCTGCCAGCTTTTCTATCTCAGGACCGGCTTTCTTTGCCAGCTCCGGACAGGCAGTTCCAGTGGCGCACACAACAGGCAGAATTCCGGATTCACACATGAGACGGATGGTGGAATACACCATATCCGGCTCTCCAAAGACAGCGGCTCTTCCGGCAGAGTTGTATTTGTGGGAGTCGATCATGGAATCCAGATACCGGCCTCTTTCCTTTTTAAGCTCCTCAGGTATCTCCTTTCCTGAAATCTCTGAGAGGGTATTTAAAAAGGTGTCGGTATCTCTTAATCCCACAGGGAGGGGAATTCTTACAAATGGAACCCCATAGGTTTCCTGCAAATATTCTCCCACAGAATTCTTTCTTTCAAAATCGCAGATTTCCAGGGTAATTTTTGCTCCGCCCATTTTCTTTAACTCTGAGATACTGGTTCCATAATGGGGAAGTCTTTTATACTCCTTATGGTGCTCCCCATCCAGATTTTCAGAAAGGTCAGGAAGGAGTATGGCTTCCAGTCCAAACAGCTTTAACATGGATTTTATGTATCTGGTATCCCCTGGGCTTATAGGGGCAGTCACCACATTCACCAGATTGTTTTTCCCGCTGTCCATTATAATAGAAGAAACCATGGAATAGAGTGCTCCGAAATACCCGTCGTACTGACTCCCGCCATATCCTGGGGAAGGACATGAGATGAGTGTGATATCCTTATACTCCGGATGCTCCTCTTTAAAATCATCTAAGATTCCGGGGACATCTTCGCCAATAGTCTCTGCTAAGCATGTGGTCATGACTCCAATGATATCCGGATGGTAAAGCTCGATTAAATTATTCAGGCCTTTCTTTAAATTCTCACTTCCCCCGTAAACAGTTCCTTCCTCTGTGAGGGAAGAGGAAGCAATGTCCACAGGTTCATTGTAATGGGTCGCCATATGTCTGCGGATGTAGGTCGCACACCCCTGAGAGCCATGAAGAATGGTCATGGAATTTTTCAGACCATAAAATGCAGTCGCACTTCCCATTGGCATACACATCTTACAGGGATTGATATTTAGATTTACCAGAGGTTCTACCTTACTTTTCATTCTCATTCCGCCTTTCTGTCAGCTTACAAATTCCCATACCGAACTGTTTATGCTTTTATTGATTTCCATGGTAAAGTTGTAAACCCCCTCAAAGCCTGCCAAAGGTATTTTCCGTTCGTGATTGTGATCGCAAAAGGCGATGCCCAGCTTATAAGCCAGGGGCCGCTCTTTTACTCCCCCTACCAGGATATCAGCTCCTTTTTCCCGCATAAAGGTCTCAAGCTCCGCAGGATTTGCATCGTCAAGGATTACAGTTTCCGGCTCCACCAGGCTCTCTATGATTTCGTAATCTTCCTTTTTTCCTGTCTGAGTTCCCACAACCACGGTTTCAATTCCCATGGCTTTGAACTGGCGGATTAAAGATATGGCCTTAAAGCCTCCCCCTACATAAATTGCTGCTTTTTTTCCCTCCAGATGTTTCCGGTATTTTGCAAGGAAGCTGTTTAATTCTGCCTCTTTTTTAGAACAGAAGGCAACTGCCTTTTTCCTTGCTTCTTCATCCTTAAGTGCTTCTGCCACCCGGATCAAAGAAGCCGTGGTATCCTCGATTCCAAAGAAGCTGACCTTTAAAAATGGAATGCCAAATTCTTCCTCCATCCGATTAGCCAGATAGGTGCTGGACCCTGCACACTGGACGATGTTTAAGGAAGCTTCCGGTGCCTTTATCATCTGCTCATAGCTGCTATCCCCCGTAAACCCGGATATGACATCAATCCCCATTTCCTTAAAATAATTCTTTATAATCCACATTTCCCCTGCAAGATTAAAGTCTCCTAAGATATTGATAGCCTTTCGTTTCTTCTTCCCCTTAAAAGGAAGAATCACCTTCATAATGGCATCGCAGGCCATACGGTAGCCGGTGGATTTATTCCCGGAGAAACCGGGGGATTTTACGGGAATGACCGGAATCCCATATTGTTCCGACTTCATCCTGCAAAGAGCATCCACATCATCTCCGATGACTCCTACGATACAGGTGGCGTAGATGAAAATCAGCTTTACCTTCTCTTCTTTTTCCATTAACTCATCCACTGCTGCCTCCAGCTTTTTGATCCCTCCGAAAATAATATCTGTCTCCTGCAGATCCGTAGAAAAGCTGTTGCGGTAAATATCTTCTCCGCTTGTTAAGGACCCTCTGATATCCCAGGTATAGCTGGAACAGCCAATGGGACCGTGGACGATATGATAAGCATCTGTAATGGGATTTAAGACGACCCTGGCTCCGCAGTATACACAGGCCCTTTGGGACACGGAACCGGATATACTGTTGCTGTCACAGCAGATCCCGCCCTTTGGGCCGTTGCATCCCTGGGTTACGACAATAGAACTTTTTCTGGCATCTAATACATTTTTGTTGCAGCTCTCCGCTTCCATGACCATGCTCCTTTCAAGCCTCTGACGACAAAATACCACAATAGGGAGGGGTCGGCTCCCTCCCTGGTTCCTTTGTTTACTGGTTTACATTACTACTTCAAAATCTTCATCTGCCACATCCCGGTCCAGACGGTCCATTAAGGTATCTACGATTTTTTCCACGTAGCGGATTCCTCCTGCGTAACCAACGGTGGCCTGAATGGGGTTGCCATACCGGTCAAGCACTGGAAATCCCATCCGCACCATTGGAATGTCCTCTGCCTTTGCAATCTGCTTTCCATAGCTGGACCCAAGAAGGAGATCGACGGTCTCGTTCTTAATCAGCTGATGAAGGTAGAATAAATCGGTATCCGCCTTTACCACATACTCGCTTTCATCCACTCCGTACTGATCCATAAGCGCTTTAATTTCCTTCTCCCACCGTTCCTTTGGTGTTCCGGTGATGATATACTTAGGACTCATACCAAGCTCCAGACACAGAGAGGTAAACGCATACACAATATCAGGATCGCCGTAGATGGCTGCCTTTTTCTTATAAACATACTGGTGGGCATCTAACATTAAATCCACCAGACGGCCTCTCTCATCCTCAAGCACAGAGGGAACCTCTTTCTTCGTAAATTTCTGAAGCTCCAGAATGTACTGATCTGTAAGCTTCACTCCCACTGGCACTGGAATGTTTGAAAATGGAACCTTATATTCCTTTTTTAAATGCTCCGACGGCTCCAGACTGCAGTAAGTTCCCATGGAAATAAGCTTTTCACAATCCCCAAGAGCTGCAATGTCCGCACCACTGGTTCCTGCGTTGCTGTGAAAATATTCATTTTTGCCATCCATGGGGTGATCCAGGATTCCATCGTGATCCGGGAAATAGATATATTCCGCACCCATAAGACCCGCAATCCTCTTTAACTCTCTGTCATCTCCGGGATTGACCCAGCCTGGGAAAATAGCAACCTTTCCGTTTGGCTCTCCCGTTTTCTTTGTCATATATTTCATGAAACCAATC
It encodes the following:
- a CDS encoding homocitrate synthase, which translates into the protein MKRRIKIVDTTLRDGEQCPGIVFSPSDKIRLALYLDRIGIHEIEAGIYDTGTEGVNYLSEIMKQKKQAIVSVWSRLNAGDIEESARQKPDLIHVGTPVSYSQIYNKIGKNKKWIENTLMECIQVAKDYNIPLTVGLEDASRADVAFLISLIRLMKQQGVEVIRLADTVGVLFPRRARALIQEIKQTGIQVEVHEHNDFGMAVANSMVMALAGADMVDGTLLGIGERAGNCNLYEFVHGANRKFDLGVTSQDIRKAEDLLRNIMAGGVKDDTSD
- a CDS encoding 2Fe-2S ferredoxin; its protein translation is MVQPKYHVFICTSCRINGTQKGYCFQKGSVDIIQSFMQEIEDRDLTGDVVINNTGCFGICDKGPVVVVYPEGVWYGNVSEDDVERIVEEHFEGGVPVDDLMI
- a CDS encoding nitrogenase component 1, which translates into the protein MKSKVEPLVNLNINPCKMCMPMGSATAFYGLKNSMTILHGSQGCATYIRRHMATHYNEPVDIASSSLTEEGTVYGGSENLKKGLNNLIELYHPDIIGVMTTCLAETIGEDVPGILDDFKEEHPEYKDITLISCPSPGYGGSQYDGYFGALYSMVSSIIMDSGKNNLVNVVTAPISPGDTRYIKSMLKLFGLEAILLPDLSENLDGEHHKEYKRLPHYGTSISELKKMGGAKITLEICDFERKNSVGEYLQETYGVPFVRIPLPVGLRDTDTFLNTLSEISGKEIPEELKKERGRYLDSMIDSHKYNSAGRAAVFGEPDMVYSTIRLMCESGILPVVCATGTACPELAKKAGPEIEKLADLYLEEEYKVIDKADFKEIEAMVIECKANILVGNSDGRRIAEDLKLPLVRRGFPIHDHVGGQRLKMLGYEGSMEYMDEISNHLIDTTETSFREALYKDYYKDTLIDTKEKEVEPMISTREEEMRRKTLEHPCYNCKGHKFARIHLPVAPACNVQCKYCVRKFDCPNESRPGVTSVILTPEEGLSRYLAVKEKMPNLTVVGIAGPGEALENWESVKSLFELIRAHDPHVTFCLSTNGLKLPLYAEELAKLSVSHVTVTLNAVDPHISGQMYQYIRFMGKEYTGDAAGAIMVANQLAGIRLLVASGVLVKVNIVTVRGINDGHVAEVVKTVKDLGCFITNIMQMIPVEGSIFEQVEPISNKQLTEIRKQCEEIMPQMYHCQHCRADAVGTLTDDKSIELKGFLNEEPKNPQTVTTKYRFAVASKSGVIVDTHFGHAKEFYLYDYLNGEVRFAGKRKVEQYCMGEEECGEKETKMEGIMAAIEGCNGVIAMRIGMEPTRKLAELGIKPVNTYDMIEDAVKKAAAAM
- the nifE gene encoding nitrogenase iron-molybdenum cofactor biosynthesis protein NifE, yielding MEAESCNKNVLDARKSSIVVTQGCNGPKGGICCDSNSISGSVSQRACVYCGARVVLNPITDAYHIVHGPIGCSSYTWDIRGSLTSGEDIYRNSFSTDLQETDIIFGGIKKLEAAVDELMEKEEKVKLIFIYATCIVGVIGDDVDALCRMKSEQYGIPVIPVKSPGFSGNKSTGYRMACDAIMKVILPFKGKKKRKAINILGDFNLAGEMWIIKNYFKEMGIDVISGFTGDSSYEQMIKAPEASLNIVQCAGSSTYLANRMEEEFGIPFLKVSFFGIEDTTASLIRVAEALKDEEARKKAVAFCSKKEAELNSFLAKYRKHLEGKKAAIYVGGGFKAISLIRQFKAMGIETVVVGTQTGKKEDYEIIESLVEPETVILDDANPAELETFMREKGADILVGGVKERPLAYKLGIAFCDHNHERKIPLAGFEGVYNFTMEINKSINSSVWEFVS
- a CDS encoding nitrogenase component 1; translation: MLELTPKEIMEKRHMTINPCKTCEPVGAMFCALGAEKCMPHSHGSQGCCSYHRTVLSRHFKEPAIASSSSFTEGASVFGGRSNITTAVKNVFDIYNPDIMAIHTTCLSETIGDDVGSYIFDVEVPEGKTVLYASTPSYEGSHIQGYANMMIGFMKYMTKKTGEPNGKVAIFPGWVNPGDDRELKRIAGLMGAEYIYFPDHDGILDHPMDGKNEYFHSNAGTSGADIAALGDCEKLISMGTYCSLEPSEHLKKEYKVPFSNIPVPVGVKLTDQYILELQKFTKKEVPSVLEDERGRLVDLMLDAHQYVYKKKAAIYGDPDIVYAFTSLCLELGMSPKYIITGTPKERWEKEIKALMDQYGVDESEYVVKADTDLFYLHQLIKNETVDLLLGSSYGKQIAKAEDIPMVRMGFPVLDRYGNPIQATVGYAGGIRYVEKIVDTLMDRLDRDVADEDFEVVM